A single Acetivibrio cellulolyticus CD2 DNA region contains:
- a CDS encoding HAD-IIIC family phosphatase, which yields MLSLKELSKDLGEMNITEIKEQSIKDIAIIGIGLKLPKADSVNQFWENLKDGKDLISDLPENRRKMAEAYLDFMGKDTDTLKFKRGSYIETIDEFDYGFFNISPKEATLIDPNQKLFLEIASKAIEDSGYGNGALKGSKTGVYFGFVSDLGYQRLIQDIEPASAGSAIPGNMASVIPGRVSYVYDLKGPSVLVDTACSSSLVAIHTACRAMRNGDCEMAIAGSGKLSLMPLEDNNMLGIESDDYMCRAFDDSSTGTCMGEGIMAIVLKPLSKAIKDKDNIYAVIKGSAVNQDGSSIGITAPNALAQAEVLIDAWKDAGVDPATISYIEAHGTGTRLGDPIEIDGIKRAFSIYTDKKKFCAIGSVKTNLGHLDSAAGMVGLIKTVLALKNKKLPPSLHFKTPNRNIDFENSPVYVNDKLNDWQGEQPKRAGVSAFGLSGTNCHIVLEEAPCVKPDNIDSDADKILCLSAKGPDELLSLLEEYLTFMESDLNLCTDDMCYTAYTGRGHYEFRLAVIGKKVADFIEKLKFIKSFGLKTYIDDGIYYGEINNLCNQKTHSSGEINEICKAYVNGEIIDFSLLYTSRPRKMSIPTYSFSKKKCFINIPVGIKKKNTGCVNREAIGDKTSKEVDAELTQAFDVLLMGRPENDYSEEEIKIANVWGKELGYNEIDVTMSFYDMGGDSIIAINIANQINKYIGCKIKVTDIMNYDTVETLTKYISESNNKERDNNIHKNLDNKGLVNIPSAPLNEFYPMSSSQKRIYILEKLQGSSTSYNIPLALIIEGIIDREKFETYFKMLVNRHEAFRTAFLTVNDELVQKIHNNIDFEMGFMDGDEENTDNIIKSFINPFQLEKAPLFRVSLVKFSDRRHLLMLDMNHIIGDGVSLGIMIKEFLSLLNGENLSPLKIHYKDYVVWQNSLTQNEKCHEDFWRNILGKDLPLLNMPLDIARQNERSFAGSKIKFSVSKDKMEKVNMLSRNIGITLNTFVFAVYSLLLYKYSGQNELVLGTTVSGREHADVSNIIGVFINFLPICINFDEEKSFEDFVRDVKEALYLAYEHQSYPFEKMVELLSLKPDISRNPIFDTMLIFHNENEYVAVDGIEVGELKFKSYDFQYNTSKLDFKIDAYPVPNGELSCVLEYNTSLFCESSMSKFAQDFDRLIDIVVSDFDIHLKAIELFDESEKNDLERKRQLNFKAAPLDVVVCASFTAEPIEDYLKWWCSKFGVETKIKFAPYNQVFQQLLDPASLLYTNKGVNVLLVRFEDWIRNLNGSDDIKIACLEENYQNLIEIMRNCTDKMSCYIGLFSVSTHLDLSTKVIDYIKNLNIRWKTQVQEYENVTIIDYSNLDKEYDIFDVFDLNKDKIGHLPFTDEYFAAMGTYTARKILSKHRRPFKVVVLDCDNTLWKGICGEAGENGVKIHQEYIELQKFMVDKYEKGMLLAICSKNNEQDVLDVFSNNPDMVLKKQHFVSTRINWESKAKNIKSLSEELNLGLDSFIFIDDSPFECESVMKECPSVLTILLPEDTTQIPAFLNHIWAFDIEEITAEDRDRSKMYMTEKSRQALKNVDLSVEDFIKKLEIKVSINPMEEDQLKRVSQLTQRTNQFNLSTIRRSEEEITALLLDPKIKCFAVEVWDKFGDYGLVGVVITKEGEKDLFIDTFLLSCRVLGRGIENVILDFMGNYCREMGIENVVAMFNPTQKNAPFLEFLEKSGWKKCDNSNPHIYALEVNSIPKPNDNISCFYERRPEVTNNINKKDTVYTLDHIAIAVRDIGKAKKYYEAQGFYCGENVYDPIQDASLMICTRDGCDNIELVAPYDQYSPVNRMLEDCDSNLYHLCYRVKNAETFLSELSLKNINYEIIKEAEEAVLFNNQKVTFINVSNFGLVELLEMGDDYFEMTNNDEKLSVAQIVVKNISKAMEFLNHMGYTQKESYITSGHESEIYKKIDAKEYDLSNGNFEYEKNAAGKTRVIKLCMKGSGKIELIVPQDNSSNEHLFYEKKGAHLYNLYLEAGKVKNEAYESIWDVDTSNTDLLHNNYLLALHNHSAKKLMSIPVYMVDEEKVIRTNYEAPINEIEERLAKLWQQVLGIDKVGVNDSFFALGGHSLKATTLISRINKEFDVDILLSDIFKMPTIRLFSRCLQDAMKSNYYKIEPTAKREYYPVSSSQKRIFLLNQINPQDTAYNMAFALSISGKVDKVQFEEAFKKIINRHDVLRTEFYFVDGKPVQKILDNVEFSIEEIEPKKEENIDVLLSSLIKPFDLKKAPIFRVCLVKVDDEKYILFFDIHHIIADGVSYKILLNEFIDNYMSKDLANLRIQYKDYALWHNELIEKHMGEQEKYWLDTFKEKVMPLNMPLDYRRPHKRTCQGENIELVIEKRLADKVKEVALNHKTTPNAVLLSCYSLLLSKYTAQNDIVISSLTAGRNHMDLENLIGVFINYIPIKFSVAKDSTFNEYLSFASDVVMKAYDNQDYPFDKLLEKLSYQLDSSRNPLFDTAFILHNQFDKNEKIQIEDLVFCEYKIDQKGALLDFKVDAYFNDDEEICFTLQYNTDLFRKVTMQSFLKHFEMLLDKVLFKPDLKLGDISLFTNLEERFFEERRKLNFISGNQENIAFLDNISGSAEVIKTDTNKDNIVKYDAPVTDTQKKLSRICQEILRIKNIGINDNFFDVGGDSLKATSLVSRVFKEFNKGLTLTDIFDMPTIEALANYIEGLDMTYYKKIDKAVEVSYYPLSKAQKRMYLLNQIDSSSTVYNQPVTLEIEGELDLNLLETVFNELIRRHESLRTSFEIVDDMPMQRIHKDFDFKINFIENLEDDIQTIIRKLILPFDLKNDALLRVNVLRVSENKHILICDMPHIISDGISINILVKEFITMYKGYSLPELKLQYKDYCLWQVQHQKSSTLKQQEKYWIEAFKGKIPVLELKYDYKRPPIKSFEGDNFSFEVPKEILDSIKTIAKDSGSTLFMVLLSVFGVLLSKYSGQEEIIIGTPSGGRTHPDLQNVIGMFVNTLAIRSYPKDSIFFNEYLEEVKETTLKAFENQDYQFEDIVEKLDIPKDFGRNPLFDVAFVLQNNYTNEEEINDLKFIPYKLKNNISKFDLTLQAEEHEQKLNLNFEFTTDLFKLETISMMAKDYLLLLKTVSDGKKIKINEMEVTNGYKKREKVIKEEIEFVF from the coding sequence ATGCTAAGCCTTAAAGAGCTTTCAAAAGATCTTGGGGAAATGAACATAACTGAGATTAAAGAGCAAAGTATTAAAGACATAGCAATAATTGGTATAGGTTTAAAGCTGCCTAAGGCAGACAGTGTAAATCAGTTCTGGGAAAATCTCAAAGATGGGAAAGACTTAATATCAGATCTTCCGGAGAATAGAAGAAAAATGGCAGAAGCCTATCTTGACTTCATGGGAAAAGATACTGATACCTTAAAATTTAAAAGGGGATCTTATATCGAAACAATTGATGAGTTTGATTATGGTTTCTTTAATATTTCTCCAAAAGAGGCAACCTTAATTGATCCGAACCAAAAATTATTTCTTGAAATAGCATCTAAAGCTATTGAAGATTCCGGATATGGCAACGGAGCTTTGAAGGGGAGTAAAACAGGAGTTTATTTTGGCTTTGTCTCTGATCTTGGATATCAAAGGCTTATCCAGGATATAGAGCCGGCCTCTGCTGGTAGTGCTATACCTGGTAATATGGCATCTGTTATTCCAGGAAGAGTTTCGTATGTTTATGATTTAAAAGGTCCTAGTGTTTTGGTAGATACTGCGTGTTCATCTTCACTGGTTGCTATCCATACAGCGTGCAGAGCAATGCGAAATGGAGATTGTGAAATGGCCATAGCAGGTAGCGGGAAGCTAAGCCTAATGCCGTTAGAAGACAATAACATGCTTGGAATAGAGTCAGATGACTATATGTGCAGAGCCTTTGATGATAGCTCAACTGGTACATGCATGGGTGAAGGTATAATGGCTATAGTATTAAAGCCATTATCAAAAGCGATAAAGGATAAGGATAATATATATGCTGTTATAAAAGGAAGTGCTGTAAATCAAGATGGAAGTTCTATCGGAATAACAGCACCAAATGCTCTTGCACAAGCGGAGGTTTTGATAGATGCCTGGAAGGATGCTGGAGTTGATCCGGCCACAATAAGCTATATTGAAGCTCATGGAACTGGCACAAGACTTGGGGATCCCATTGAAATTGATGGGATCAAAAGGGCATTCTCAATATATACCGATAAGAAGAAATTTTGTGCCATAGGATCAGTAAAGACAAATCTTGGGCATTTAGACAGTGCAGCAGGTATGGTTGGGTTAATCAAGACAGTACTTGCATTAAAAAATAAAAAGCTCCCACCATCACTACATTTTAAAACTCCAAACAGGAATATTGACTTTGAAAATTCGCCTGTTTATGTAAATGATAAGTTAAATGATTGGCAGGGCGAACAGCCTAAAAGAGCTGGAGTTAGTGCGTTTGGCTTGAGTGGTACAAATTGTCATATTGTGTTGGAAGAAGCACCTTGTGTAAAACCAGATAATATAGACAGTGATGCAGATAAAATACTTTGCTTGTCAGCTAAAGGGCCTGATGAATTATTGAGTTTGCTAGAAGAGTATTTGACATTTATGGAAAGTGATTTGAATCTTTGCACTGATGATATGTGTTACACAGCTTATACCGGCAGAGGGCATTATGAATTTAGATTGGCTGTCATTGGTAAAAAAGTTGCTGATTTTATTGAAAAACTGAAATTTATAAAAAGTTTTGGTTTGAAAACCTACATAGATGATGGAATTTATTATGGCGAAATAAATAATTTATGCAATCAAAAGACTCACTCTTCAGGTGAGATTAATGAAATTTGTAAAGCTTATGTTAATGGAGAGATCATTGATTTTTCATTATTGTATACTTCAAGGCCAAGGAAAATGAGCATTCCCACATATTCATTCAGCAAAAAGAAATGCTTTATTAATATTCCGGTGGGTATTAAAAAGAAAAATACAGGTTGTGTTAATCGTGAAGCAATAGGGGATAAAACAAGCAAGGAAGTAGATGCAGAATTAACACAGGCTTTTGATGTTTTACTGATGGGAAGACCGGAAAATGATTATAGTGAGGAAGAGATTAAAATAGCAAATGTTTGGGGCAAGGAACTTGGCTATAATGAGATTGATGTAACAATGAGTTTTTATGATATGGGTGGCGACTCAATAATTGCCATAAATATTGCAAATCAGATAAATAAATATATCGGATGTAAAATAAAAGTTACAGATATCATGAACTACGATACCGTTGAAACTCTTACGAAATATATATCTGAAAGCAATAATAAAGAAAGAGATAATAATATTCATAAAAATTTAGATAATAAGGGCCTCGTAAATATTCCATCCGCCCCATTAAATGAATTTTATCCTATGTCATCTTCACAAAAGAGAATTTATATTTTAGAAAAGCTTCAAGGAAGCAGTACGAGCTACAACATACCATTAGCTTTGATTATTGAAGGTATCATTGACAGAGAAAAATTTGAAACATACTTTAAAATGCTTGTAAACAGGCATGAAGCTTTTAGAACAGCCTTCCTTACTGTAAATGATGAGCTGGTTCAGAAAATACACAATAATATAGATTTTGAAATGGGATTTATGGATGGGGATGAAGAGAATACTGACAACATAATTAAGAGCTTTATTAATCCATTTCAATTAGAGAAAGCACCGTTGTTTCGGGTGAGTCTTGTTAAATTTAGCGACAGAAGACATCTTCTTATGCTTGATATGAATCATATTATTGGGGATGGGGTTTCACTGGGAATAATGATAAAGGAATTCCTCAGCCTTTTAAATGGAGAAAATTTATCGCCTTTAAAAATTCATTACAAAGATTATGTAGTATGGCAAAACAGCTTAACTCAAAATGAAAAATGTCATGAAGACTTTTGGAGAAATATATTAGGTAAAGATTTGCCATTACTTAATATGCCATTGGATATAGCTCGCCAAAATGAAAGGTCCTTTGCCGGATCAAAAATTAAATTTAGTGTATCCAAAGATAAAATGGAAAAGGTAAACATGTTATCGAGGAACATTGGAATAACATTAAATACTTTTGTATTTGCTGTATATTCTCTTCTTTTATATAAGTATTCAGGTCAGAATGAGCTTGTACTGGGGACCACGGTATCGGGAAGAGAACATGCAGATGTTTCAAATATAATTGGTGTTTTCATTAATTTTCTGCCAATTTGTATAAACTTTGATGAAGAGAAATCTTTTGAAGATTTTGTGCGCGATGTGAAAGAAGCTTTATATCTTGCATACGAACATCAAAGCTACCCATTTGAAAAAATGGTTGAATTGCTAAGCTTAAAACCAGATATTTCGAGGAATCCCATTTTTGATACCATGCTGATTTTTCATAATGAAAATGAGTATGTGGCGGTAGATGGCATTGAAGTAGGTGAGTTGAAATTTAAAAGCTATGACTTCCAATATAATACTTCAAAACTCGATTTTAAAATTGATGCTTATCCTGTGCCAAATGGTGAGCTTTCATGCGTTTTGGAATATAACACAAGTTTATTTTGTGAAAGCAGTATGAGCAAGTTTGCACAAGATTTTGACAGGTTAATAGATATCGTGGTATCTGATTTTGATATTCATTTAAAAGCAATTGAATTATTTGATGAATCAGAAAAAAATGACCTTGAAAGAAAGAGACAATTAAACTTTAAGGCTGCTCCTTTGGATGTGGTTGTTTGTGCAAGCTTTACAGCTGAACCAATTGAAGATTATTTAAAATGGTGGTGCAGTAAATTTGGAGTTGAGACCAAAATAAAATTTGCACCATATAATCAAGTTTTTCAACAGCTTTTGGACCCTGCAAGTCTTTTGTATACCAATAAAGGGGTTAACGTCCTATTGGTAAGATTTGAGGATTGGATTAGAAATCTCAATGGAAGTGATGATATAAAAATAGCGTGTCTTGAGGAGAATTACCAAAATCTAATCGAAATTATGAGAAACTGCACTGATAAAATGAGTTGCTATATTGGATTGTTTTCAGTATCGACTCACCTTGATCTAAGCACTAAAGTCATAGATTATATTAAAAATCTGAATATCAGATGGAAAACTCAAGTGCAGGAATATGAAAATGTAACAATAATTGATTATTCCAATCTGGATAAAGAATATGATATTTTTGATGTTTTTGATTTAAATAAGGATAAAATAGGGCATTTACCATTTACAGATGAATATTTTGCTGCTATGGGAACTTATACAGCAAGAAAAATATTAAGTAAGCATAGAAGGCCTTTTAAAGTAGTTGTTTTAGATTGTGATAATACACTTTGGAAGGGCATCTGCGGCGAAGCTGGAGAAAACGGTGTAAAAATCCATCAGGAATATATTGAGCTTCAAAAATTCATGGTGGACAAATATGAAAAAGGAATGCTGCTTGCTATTTGCAGTAAAAACAATGAGCAGGATGTCCTGGATGTGTTCTCAAATAATCCTGATATGGTTCTAAAAAAGCAGCATTTTGTAAGCACAAGAATCAATTGGGAATCAAAAGCTAAAAACATAAAATCACTTTCAGAAGAATTAAATCTTGGATTAGACAGCTTTATATTTATAGATGATAGTCCTTTTGAATGCGAGAGTGTAATGAAAGAGTGTCCATCTGTGCTCACTATTTTACTTCCGGAAGATACCACACAAATACCTGCTTTTTTAAATCATATTTGGGCTTTCGATATTGAAGAGATAACTGCTGAAGATCGTGACAGAAGTAAAATGTATATGACGGAAAAAAGTAGACAGGCTCTAAAGAATGTTGATTTATCTGTAGAGGATTTTATAAAAAAACTTGAGATTAAAGTAAGTATAAATCCTATGGAAGAGGACCAGCTAAAGCGAGTATCTCAGCTTACACAAAGAACAAACCAATTTAACTTAAGTACTATAAGAAGATCTGAAGAAGAGATAACAGCACTACTTTTAGACCCTAAAATCAAATGCTTTGCGGTTGAAGTTTGGGACAAGTTTGGAGATTATGGGCTTGTTGGAGTTGTTATTACAAAAGAAGGCGAAAAAGATTTATTTATAGATACTTTTTTACTTAGCTGCAGAGTACTTGGAAGAGGAATTGAAAATGTAATTTTAGATTTCATGGGAAATTATTGCAGAGAAATGGGAATAGAAAATGTAGTTGCTATGTTTAATCCAACGCAAAAGAATGCGCCTTTTCTTGAGTTTTTGGAAAAGTCAGGATGGAAAAAATGTGACAATTCAAATCCTCATATTTATGCTCTTGAGGTAAATTCTATCCCTAAACCTAATGATAATATTTCATGTTTTTACGAAAGAAGACCAGAAGTAACAAATAACATTAATAAGAAGGATACAGTTTATACTTTAGATCATATTGCTATAGCTGTAAGAGATATTGGAAAAGCAAAAAAATACTATGAGGCTCAAGGCTTTTATTGTGGTGAAAATGTTTATGATCCAATACAAGATGCATCTCTTATGATATGTACAAGAGATGGATGTGACAATATAGAACTTGTAGCTCCTTATGACCAATACTCTCCTGTAAATAGAATGTTGGAAGATTGTGATTCAAATTTATATCATTTGTGCTACAGAGTAAAAAATGCAGAAACCTTTTTAAGTGAACTTTCTCTTAAAAATATAAATTATGAGATTATAAAAGAAGCTGAGGAAGCAGTTCTTTTTAATAATCAAAAAGTAACTTTTATAAATGTCAGTAATTTTGGATTGGTAGAGCTCCTTGAAATGGGAGATGATTATTTTGAAATGACTAATAATGATGAAAAGTTAAGTGTTGCTCAAATAGTTGTTAAAAATATTTCAAAAGCCATGGAATTTTTAAATCATATGGGATATACCCAAAAAGAAAGTTATATCACGTCTGGTCATGAAAGTGAAATATATAAAAAGATAGATGCAAAAGAGTATGATTTATCAAATGGGAACTTTGAGTATGAAAAAAATGCCGCTGGAAAAACTCGGGTTATAAAGCTTTGTATGAAGGGTTCTGGGAAAATTGAACTTATTGTTCCTCAGGATAATTCATCAAATGAACATTTGTTTTATGAGAAAAAAGGAGCCCATTTATACAATTTGTATTTAGAAGCTGGTAAAGTGAAAAATGAGGCTTATGAAAGCATATGGGACGTAGATACAAGTAATACTGATTTACTGCACAATAACTATTTGCTAGCTCTTCATAACCACTCTGCAAAGAAACTTATGAGTATTCCGGTATATATGGTTGATGAAGAAAAAGTAATAAGAACAAACTATGAAGCACCAATAAATGAAATAGAAGAAAGACTGGCTAAGCTTTGGCAGCAGGTTCTTGGCATAGACAAAGTGGGTGTAAATGATAGTTTCTTTGCATTAGGAGGACATTCGTTAAAAGCTACCACTTTGATTTCGAGAATTAACAAGGAATTTGATGTAGATATTTTACTTTCAGATATTTTTAAAATGCCAACCATAAGACTTTTCTCAAGATGCCTGCAAGATGCTATGAAGAGCAACTATTACAAAATAGAACCTACAGCTAAAAGAGAATATTATCCTGTTTCATCATCACAAAAACGGATTTTCTTATTAAATCAAATAAATCCACAAGATACTGCTTATAACATGGCTTTTGCACTTAGCATCAGCGGTAAAGTAGATAAGGTGCAATTTGAAGAAGCGTTTAAAAAAATAATTAATAGACATGATGTTTTAAGAACTGAATTCTATTTTGTAGATGGTAAGCCTGTACAAAAAATATTAGATAATGTGGAATTTTCAATTGAAGAGATAGAGCCTAAAAAAGAAGAAAATATAGATGTACTTCTTAGTAGTTTGATTAAGCCTTTTGATTTGAAAAAAGCTCCTATATTTAGAGTATGTCTTGTAAAAGTAGACGATGAAAAATATATATTATTTTTTGATATTCATCACATAATAGCAGATGGTGTGTCTTATAAAATACTCCTGAATGAGTTTATAGATAATTATATGTCAAAAGATCTTGCAAACCTAAGAATACAATATAAAGATTATGCACTCTGGCATAACGAGCTTATTGAAAAGCATATGGGTGAACAGGAAAAATATTGGCTGGATACATTCAAAGAAAAAGTAATGCCATTAAATATGCCGTTAGACTATAGACGTCCACATAAAAGGACTTGTCAAGGCGAAAATATAGAGCTTGTTATTGAAAAAAGGCTTGCTGATAAAGTAAAGGAAGTGGCGCTAAACCATAAAACGACCCCAAATGCAGTTCTGTTATCATGTTACTCTTTGCTTCTTTCAAAATATACAGCTCAAAATGATATAGTAATAAGCTCTTTAACAGCTGGCAGAAATCATATGGATTTAGAAAATCTAATCGGTGTTTTTATAAATTATATTCCAATTAAATTCAGTGTAGCTAAAGATAGCACGTTTAATGAGTATTTGAGTTTTGCCAGTGATGTGGTTATGAAAGCTTATGATAACCAGGATTATCCGTTTGATAAATTATTGGAAAAGTTGTCGTATCAACTGGACAGTTCCAGAAATCCTTTGTTTGATACAGCTTTCATATTGCATAATCAGTTTGATAAAAATGAAAAAATACAAATAGAGGATCTTGTTTTCTGTGAATACAAGATTGATCAAAAAGGTGCACTACTGGACTTTAAGGTAGATGCATATTTCAATGATGATGAGGAAATTTGCTTTACATTGCAATACAATACAGATCTTTTTAGAAAAGTAACCATGCAAAGCTTTTTAAAACATTTTGAAATGCTTTTGGATAAGGTTTTATTTAAGCCCGATTTAAAACTTGGTGATATTTCGTTATTTACAAATCTGGAAGAGAGATTCTTTGAAGAAAGAAGAAAGCTGAATTTTATTTCAGGAAACCAAGAAAACATAGCCTTCTTAGACAACATTTCAGGTTCAGCAGAAGTAATAAAAACTGATACAAATAAAGATAATATTGTGAAATATGATGCGCCAGTTACAGATACCCAAAAAAAGCTTTCAAGGATTTGTCAAGAAATTTTGAGAATTAAAAACATAGGTATAAACGATAATTTCTTTGATGTTGGTGGAGATTCTTTAAAGGCTACAAGTCTTGTTTCAAGAGTATTTAAAGAATTTAATAAAGGCTTAACGCTTACAGACATATTTGATATGCCAACTATAGAAGCATTAGCTAATTATATTGAAGGCTTGGATATGACGTACTACAAAAAGATAGACAAAGCTGTTGAAGTCAGTTACTATCCATTGTCAAAAGCACAAAAACGTATGTACCTTTTAAACCAGATTGATAGCAGCAGCACTGTATATAATCAACCTGTAACACTTGAAATAGAAGGGGAACTGGATCTTAATCTATTAGAAACAGTATTCAATGAATTAATCAGAAGGCATGAGTCCTTAAGAACATCATTTGAAATAGTAGATGATATGCCAATGCAAAGGATACATAAGGACTTTGACTTTAAGATAAACTTTATAGAGAACTTGGAAGATGATATACAGACTATTATCAGGAAATTGATTCTTCCCTTTGATTTAAAGAATGATGCACTTCTTAGAGTAAATGTTTTAAGGGTTTCTGAAAATAAGCATATTCTTATTTGTGACATGCCACATATTATTTCAGATGGAATTTCAATAAACATATTAGTGAAGGAATTTATTACCATGTACAAAGGTTATAGCCTTCCAGAACTGAAGCTGCAATATAAAGATTATTGCCTGTGGCAAGTTCAGCATCAAAAGTCATCGACGCTTAAGCAACAGGAAAAATATTGGATTGAAGCCTTTAAAGGAAAGATTCCGGTTCTTGAGTTAAAGTATGACTATAAAAGACCACCTATAAAAAGTTTTGAGGGCGATAATTTTAGCTTTGAAGTGCCAAAAGAAATATTGGACAGTATAAAAACAATAGCAAAGGACTCAGGATCAACTTTATTTATGGTATTGCTTTCGGTTTTTGGTGTATTGTTATCAAAGTATTCAGGACAGGAAGAAATAATTATAGGTACACCATCGGGTGGAAGAACACATCCAGACCTTCAAAATGTTATCGGAATGTTTGTAAATACTCTTGCAATTAGAAGTTATCCAAAGGATTCAATATTCTTTAATGAGTATCTGGAGGAAGTCAAAGAGACGACATTAAAAGCCTTTGAAAATCAGGATTATCAGTTTGAGGATATTGTAGAAAAGCTTGATATACCAAAGGATTTTGGAAGGAATCCATTGTTTGATGTTGCATTTGTTCTTCAAAACAATTACACAAACGAAGAAGAGATAAATGATCTAAAGTTTATACCATATAAACTGAAAAACAACATCTCAAAGTTTGACTTAACCTTGCAAGCTGAAGAACATGAGCAAAAACTTAATTTAAACTTTGAGTTTACAACAGATCTCTTTAAGTTAGAAACCATATCTATGATGGCAAAAGATTATCTTTTACTACTAAAGACTGTGTCAGATGGCAAAAAAATTAAAATAAATGAGATGGAAGTAACTAACGGATATAAGAAACGCGAAAAAGTCATAAAAGAAGAAATTGAATTCGTTTTCTAA
- a CDS encoding type II CAAX endopeptidase family protein, with translation MKKHLKTTIYIIIYLIAVFIPSYGIGKLWFSGILPESISQKYYDIISFLAFVITISIYELILKARKKSIIKTCNFSKLDSSNLILLTIAGILMGTITCLLCNTNFVEKNIPIFEQFLNYQVYGYNNFVIFLIMVAVTYAMEEMIFRGVIFNEIRNSISLYPAIIVSALLYGFINVFTMGIAIGAYAAIAALLYTLAYVFARSILASITLQVTSIYVIAISIKTGLWVQLKRVDDTYLYIGVIVLLLAVLGAYRYLYIRSRIKNQDDNEKEKEELIYAKP, from the coding sequence ATGAAAAAACATTTAAAAACAACAATATATATTATTATATATCTTATAGCAGTATTTATTCCTTCATATGGGATAGGTAAACTTTGGTTTAGTGGTATTTTGCCTGAAAGTATATCTCAAAAATACTATGATATTATTTCTTTCCTTGCGTTTGTTATTACCATTTCCATATATGAATTGATACTAAAAGCAAGAAAGAAAAGTATAATTAAAACCTGTAATTTCTCTAAGCTTGATTCATCAAATCTAATATTACTTACCATAGCAGGCATTTTAATGGGTACAATAACATGTTTACTTTGTAACACAAACTTTGTTGAAAAAAACATACCGATTTTTGAGCAATTTCTTAATTACCAGGTTTATGGTTATAACAACTTTGTTATTTTTCTAATAATGGTTGCTGTCACGTATGCAATGGAAGAAATGATATTTAGAGGAGTTATATTTAATGAAATAAGAAACAGCATTTCTCTTTACCCGGCAATTATTGTATCAGCCTTACTTTATGGGTTTATAAATGTATTTACAATGGGAATTGCAATTGGAGCATATGCAGCCATAGCAGCTTTGTTATATACATTAGCCTATGTGTTTGCGCGGTCTATACTTGCATCGATAACACTGCAAGTGACAAGTATTTATGTAATAGCAATTTCTATTAAGACAGGGCTTTGGGTTCAACTTAAAAGGGTTGATGATACATACCTTTATATAGGCGTAATTGTTCTTCTGTTAGCAGTTCTGGGCGCCTATAGATACTTATATATTAGAAGCAGAATTAAAAATCAAGATGATAATGAAAAAGAAAAGGAGGAACTGATTTATGCTAAGCCTTAA
- a CDS encoding CPBP family glutamic-type intramembrane protease, with the protein MKKFMKMVLFVALFVVIPMVSNLLVLRVIKDVAFINSIREETPTSVFVILDIISMSLLALFVKYVRKENPITFASIKRITFLNGITCAGVGILLAVFTNSLVNISGFKMASVGGSIDWILSGNIILVLLVTLINSAYKEFCFRGLAFNELKSVIPVSLALVIQAMFYAGELIYFGNSPSIIFYGFLGQLAFGLVFYFGKSIYSSLITQVCCSTTLALIRRTEINGHFTQNLSIVLFSVSIAALLAVMAINIRRAARQQEPKGDCNVVHPF; encoded by the coding sequence ATGAAAAAGTTTATGAAAATGGTTTTATTTGTTGCCTTGTTTGTTGTAATACCAATGGTATCAAATCTTTTGGTTCTTAGGGTTATAAAGGATGTTGCATTTATTAATTCCATACGTGAGGAAACTCCAACTTCTGTTTTTGTAATTTTGGATATTATCTCAATGAGTCTATTAGCATTATTTGTAAAATATGTTAGAAAGGAAAATCCTATTACTTTTGCAAGCATTAAAAGAATTACATTTTTAAATGGGATTACTTGTGCAGGAGTCGGAATTTTATTGGCTGTTTTTACAAATTCATTAGTAAACATATCTGGGTTCAAAATGGCATCAGTTGGTGGATCTATCGACTGGATATTAAGTGGAAACATTATTTTGGTTTTACTTGTGACGTTGATCAATTCTGCGTATAAAGAGTTTTGCTTCAGAGGACTTGCTTTTAATGAGCTTAAAAGTGTAATACCAGTATCGTTAGCTCTTGTGATTCAAGCTATGTTCTATGCAGGGGAATTGATATACTTTGGTAATTCACCTTCTATAATATTTTATGGGTTTTTAGGTCAGTTGGCATTTGGATTGGTATTTTACTTTGGCAAATCAATATATTCATCCTTGATAACTCAGGTCTGCTGTAGTACGACGTTAGCATTAATAAGAAGGACAGAGATAAACGGACATTTTACACAAAACTTATCTATTGTATTGTTTTCAGTAAGTATAGCAGCACTTTTAGCAGTTATGGCAATTAATATTCGTAGGGCTGCCAGACAGCAAGAACCTAAGGGTGATTGCAATGTTGTACATCCTTTTTAA